In Sphaeramia orbicularis chromosome 10, fSphaOr1.1, whole genome shotgun sequence, the following proteins share a genomic window:
- the tbx22 gene encoding T-box transcription factor TBX22: MQGLSSRAHAFSVEALVGKPCKRMKVSDSSSAEDTGSDTSIITGLNEYPVSQMKKAGSSPRRSEDSSCDPETLAVRSGSTEADPGGEEHTPKESDRLPDREVRVELQGSELWKRFYEIGTEMIITKAGRRMFPSVRVKVRNLDPCQQYYVAMDVMPVDSKRYRYVYHSSQWMVAGNTDHSCISPRLYVHPDSPCAGETWMRQVISFDRVKLTNNEMDDKGHIILQSMHKYKPRVHIIRHDPRMDLSQIQSLPAEGVHSFAFPETEFTTVTAYQNQQITKLKIDRNPFAKGFRDPGRNRGVLDGLLESYPWRGPLSLDFKPFAVQLQGSSGSTTASVSPLKTQLPFSSSSSFYPFSVSAFSCQDAAALHTLALPLYTKTSVVSPASPLPARAFSSLGADRLRGLPPLSPLTDLPLLSALQGKKPPHCRDPCLHGSPGSSPCLIPVHSPISPQGSASSLLPHLSDAAAGPYCLYRYSFPLNAQLAAISRHSKLTEDTTDCLLRQSPWHPTTNHCL; the protein is encoded by the exons ATGCAGGGTCTGAGCTCCCGTGCTCATGCGTTCTCGGTGGAGGCTCTGGTCGGGAAACCCTGCAAAAGGATGAAAGTGTCGGACTCAAGTTCAGCCGAAGACACCGGCAGCGATACGAGCATCATCACCG GCCTGAACGAATATCCGGTCAGCCAGATGAAGAAAGCAGGTTCCAGTCCGCGGAGGTCAGAGGACTCTTCCTGTGATCCGGAGACACTGGCTGTCAGGTCCGGGTCCACAGAGGCCGACCCGGGTGGAGAGGAGCACACGCCGAAGGAGAGCGACCGTCTGCCGGACAGAGAGGTCCGGGTAGAGCTGCAGGGCTCCGAGCTGTGGAAGAGGTTCTATGAGATTGGCACCGAGATGATCATCACCAAAGCTGGCAG GAGGATGTTTCCCTCAGTGCGCGTGAAAGTGCGCAACCTGGACCCGTGCCAACAGTATTATGTCGCCATGGACGTCATGCCCGTGGACTCCAAACGCTACAG GTATGTGTACCACAGTTCGCAGTGGATGGTGGCGGGAAACACGGACCACTCGTGTATCTCTCCCAGACTGTACGTGCACCCGGACTCGCCGTGCGCAGGGGAGACGTGGATGCGTCAGGTCATCAGCTTCGACCGGGTCAAACTCACCAACAATGAAATGGACGATAAGGGACAT ATCATTCTCCAATCGATGCACAAATACAAGCCACGTGTGCATATCATCCGACATGACCCTCGGATGGACCTGTCACAGATCCAGTCTCTGCCGGCTGAAGGAGTGCACAGCTTTGCCTTCCCAGAAACGGAGTTCACCACGGTCACAGCCTACCAGAACCAACAG ATCACCAAACTGAAGATCGACAGGAACCCGTTTGCCAAGGGCTTCAGAGATCCAGGAAGGAACAG GGGGGTGTTGGACGGCCTGTTGGAGTCTTATCCCTGGAGGGGCCCACTCAGTTTGGACTTCAAGCCGTTTGCCGTGCAGCTCCAAG GGAGCTCGGGGTCGACAACTGCCAGTGTTTCTCCTCTGAAGACTCAGCtccctttctcctcttcctcatccttttATCCGTTCTCTGTGTCGGCGTTCTCCTGCCAAGACGCTGCCGCCCTCCACACCCTGGCCCTCCCCCTCTATACAAAGACCTCGGTGGTGTCCCCTGCCTCCCCGCTGCCCGCCAGAGCCTTCTCCTCTCTGGGAGCCGACAGACTACGAGGCCTCCCCCCACTGTCTCCTCTAACAGACCTCCCGCTTCTCTCTGCACTGCAGGGAAAGAAACCTCCTCACTGTAGAGATCCATGCCTTCACGGTTCTCCGGGGAGCTCCCCTTGTCTGATCCCCGTTCACAGCCCCATCAGCCCTCAGGGGTCTGCTTCTTCTCTTCTTCCCCACCTCTCTGATGCTGCTGCCGGCCCCTACTGTCTCTACCGTTACAGCTTCCCCCTAAACGCCCAACTTGCAGCTATTTCCCGGCACAGCAAACTAACTGAAGATACCACAGACTGTCTGCTGCGCCAGTCTCCGTGGCACCCGACCACCAACCACTGCCTCTGA